The following are encoded in a window of Thermodesulfobacterium geofontis OPF15 genomic DNA:
- a CDS encoding SPL family radical SAM protein produces the protein MEIFIEESALSFQLTKKILKDYSAKIITSYENFRWEEKPFYELISLGKKRLFLINYKGNFFKVCPGTKIYFCCGYKIFHFGEGCPLDCSYCILQTYLNRPGLKIWANLIENGLSELEKILDEHKKQKKVLRIGTGEFADSMALESISNVSEILINFWEEKDPLAVLELKTKVAISENYFSKFKPDPRIIFAWSVNTEKIIKEEEKGTAPLEKRLESAKKAINFGFTVAFHFDPIIFYEDAEKEYPKVLEKILNTIPPEKIAWISLGTLRYPKELKIIAEKRFPKTKIYSQEFIEGLDNKKRYFIDLRKKLYISFKKLINEVKDLVTFYFCMEGERIWEEILEKRVTSSFEVKLLLDKVALKLCYTKNN, from the coding sequence ATGGAAATTTTTATTGAGGAATCAGCCCTTTCTTTTCAATTAACTAAAAAAATTCTTAAAGATTATTCTGCAAAAATAATAACCTCCTACGAAAATTTTAGATGGGAAGAAAAACCCTTTTATGAACTTATCTCCTTAGGTAAAAAAAGACTTTTTCTTATTAATTATAAAGGCAATTTCTTCAAAGTTTGCCCTGGAACAAAAATCTATTTTTGTTGTGGATACAAGATTTTTCATTTTGGAGAGGGTTGTCCCTTAGATTGTAGTTATTGTATATTACAGACTTATCTAAATAGACCTGGGCTCAAAATTTGGGCAAATTTAATAGAAAATGGACTGTCAGAATTGGAAAAAATTTTAGATGAACATAAAAAACAAAAAAAAGTTTTAAGAATTGGAACAGGGGAATTTGCTGACAGTATGGCTTTAGAATCTATTAGTAATGTCTCTGAAATTTTGATAAACTTTTGGGAAGAAAAAGATCCTTTGGCTGTGCTTGAACTAAAAACTAAGGTAGCTATTTCAGAAAATTATTTTTCTAAATTTAAACCAGATCCAAGGATTATTTTTGCTTGGTCTGTAAATACAGAAAAAATTATAAAAGAGGAAGAAAAAGGAACAGCACCCTTAGAAAAAAGACTTGAAAGTGCTAAAAAAGCTATTAATTTTGGATTTACAGTAGCTTTTCATTTTGATCCTATTATTTTTTACGAAGATGCAGAAAAAGAATATCCTAAAGTTTTAGAAAAAATTTTAAACACTATCCCTCCTGAAAAAATAGCTTGGATAAGCCTTGGAACTTTAAGATATCCTAAAGAATTAAAAATTATAGCAGAAAAAAGGTTTCCCAAAACCAAAATTTATTCACAAGAATTTATAGAGGGTTTAGATAATAAAAAACGTTATTTCATAGATTTAAGAAAAAAACTTTATATTTCTTTTAAAAAATTAATAAATGAAGTAAAAGATTTAGTAACTTTCTATTTTTGTATGGAGGGGGAAAGAATTTGGG
- a CDS encoding aspartate-semialdehyde dehydrogenase — protein MKEYNVAIVGATGAVGRMMLTVLEERNFPVKNLKLFASPKSKGLKLPFKGEEIEVEALEETKSFKGLDIALFSAGAQRSLDYAPLFAKDGVVVIDNSSAWRMDPEVPLVVPEVNPHAVAGYKNKGIIANPNCSTIQMVVALKPLHDYGKIKRIIVSTYQSVSGAGQKAINELEAQVKAWCEGTPMPPPKYIPQIIAFNCVPHIDVFLPNGYTKEEIKMIEETKKIMEDPNIKVTATTVRVPVFYGHAESINIETERKITVEKAKELLEKAPGVIVLDNPNEKLYPLQIEVAGRDEVFVGRIREDFSIENGLNLWVVADNLRKGAATNAVQIAEILIQNYL, from the coding sequence GTGAAAGAATATAATGTAGCTATAGTAGGAGCAACAGGGGCAGTTGGTAGAATGATGCTTACTGTTTTAGAAGAAAGAAACTTTCCTGTTAAAAATTTAAAACTTTTTGCTTCTCCTAAATCGAAAGGATTAAAACTCCCTTTTAAAGGAGAAGAAATTGAAGTAGAAGCATTAGAAGAAACTAAAAGTTTTAAAGGTTTAGATATAGCTTTATTTTCTGCAGGTGCTCAGAGAAGTTTAGATTATGCACCGCTTTTTGCAAAGGATGGTGTTGTAGTTATTGACAATTCAAGTGCTTGGAGAATGGATCCAGAAGTTCCTTTAGTTGTTCCAGAAGTAAATCCCCATGCAGTAGCAGGATATAAAAATAAAGGAATTATCGCCAATCCAAATTGTTCCACTATTCAAATGGTAGTTGCTTTAAAGCCTTTACATGATTATGGAAAAATTAAGAGAATTATAGTTAGTACTTATCAGTCAGTTTCAGGAGCAGGGCAAAAAGCTATAAATGAATTAGAAGCCCAAGTGAAAGCTTGGTGTGAAGGAACTCCTATGCCACCTCCTAAATATATTCCTCAAATTATAGCTTTTAATTGTGTTCCCCATATAGATGTATTTCTTCCTAATGGATATACTAAAGAAGAAATAAAAATGATTGAAGAAACTAAAAAAATTATGGAAGATCCTAATATAAAAGTAACTGCAACAACTGTAAGAGTTCCAGTTTTTTATGGACATGCTGAATCTATAAATATAGAAACGGAAAGAAAAATTACTGTAGAAAAAGCAAAAGAACTCCTTGAAAAAGCTCCAGGAGTAATAGTGCTTGATAACCCTAACGAAAAACTTTATCCTCTTCAAATTGAAGTCGCTGGAAGAGATGAAGTTTTTGTAGGAAGAATAAGAGAGGATTTTTCTATAGAAAATGGACTTAATCTTTGGGTGGTTGCTGATAACCTTAGAAAGGGTGCTGCAACTAATGCAGTTCAAATTGCAGAAATTTTAATTCAAAATTATCTATAG
- the nikR gene encoding nickel-responsive transcriptional regulator NikR produces MEKLARFGISIPEELLKAFDEYIERKHYANRSEAIRDLIRQKLVEEEWRESKEEVVGVITYLYDHHKRELTDKLIEIQHDYYDKIITTQHIHVDHDRCLEAILVRGKANEIKDLADKIQAQKGVLHLNLALTTLGKSLPS; encoded by the coding sequence ATGGAAAAGTTAGCACGTTTTGGGATTTCTATCCCTGAAGAATTATTAAAAGCTTTTGATGAATATATAGAAAGAAAACACTATGCTAATCGTTCAGAGGCAATTAGAGATTTGATAAGACAGAAATTAGTAGAAGAGGAATGGAGAGAATCAAAAGAAGAAGTTGTAGGTGTAATAACATATTTATATGATCATCATAAAAGAGAACTTACTGATAAATTAATTGAAATACAGCATGATTACTATGATAAAATTATTACTACCCAACACATTCATGTAGATCATGATAGATGCTTAGAGGCAATCTTAGTAAGAGGAAAGGCAAATGAGATAAAGGATCTTGCAGATAAAATTCAGGCACAAAAGGGAGTTCTTCATCTTAATTTAGCCCTAACTACTCTTGGGAAAAGTTTACCCTCTTAA
- the rnr gene encoding ribonuclease R yields MPSKKKKKSLYNLEEEILSLLKKQKDFLFLRDIYHHLHVPPEKRKEIRRAVKKLLESGKIIQLKRRKYGLPEKFPIYQGKLRVHPDGFGFVETEDGKTIFIPPRKIKNALNGDIVLARIEKITSKGPEGSIVKVVERKRKNIVGYLVKRGKYFFVEPEDPRFPFEIFIPKKRLHEAKKNHLVVTKIIQNTSEFGLPVGEIIRDLGDPEKLETHAWAVIYAHDLPHQWSSKVQKELIRIPDEVTPENKKGRVDLTEIPLVTIDGENARDFDDAVCVKRTKNGYKLWVAIADVAHYVLKNTFLDREAYSRGTSVYFPNMVVPMFPEKLSNHLCSLNPKVERLAMVVEIDFTKDGEIIKQNFYEAVIKSHARLTYTEVKEMIVDKNKKVIQKYETLYPMLEVAAELALILREKRLKRGSLDFDLPEPEVIINMKGEIENIVKRERNLAHMLIEDFMIAANEAVAEYLTKRGYPFLYRIHEKPDPNKFKQLSEIFLAYGIDINHPEELTPHFFQELITKFSGKPYAYLFNFLLLRSLKQARYSPENVGHFGLASTCYCHFTSPIRRYPDLVVHRTLKRALRNKKPPYKEEELEVMGKFLSERERIAEEAERDILKRFQAFFMKDKIGEVFHGIITGITAFGFFVDLEEYLVSGVVRLIDIKDDYYVLDEKGITLVGKNTGKTFQLGQKVKVKVKEVDLKRFYINFELIN; encoded by the coding sequence ATGCCCTCAAAAAAGAAAAAAAAGTCCCTCTATAATTTAGAAGAAGAAATTCTTTCTCTCTTAAAAAAACAAAAAGACTTTCTTTTTCTAAGAGATATTTATCATCATTTACATGTTCCTCCTGAGAAAAGAAAAGAGATAAGAAGAGCTGTTAAAAAATTACTTGAAAGCGGAAAAATAATTCAATTAAAAAGAAGAAAATATGGTCTTCCAGAGAAATTTCCTATTTATCAAGGAAAACTAAGAGTGCATCCTGATGGTTTTGGATTTGTAGAAACTGAAGATGGAAAAACTATTTTTATTCCTCCAAGAAAAATTAAAAACGCTTTGAACGGTGATATAGTCCTTGCAAGGATCGAGAAAATCACTTCTAAAGGACCTGAAGGGAGTATTGTCAAGGTTGTAGAAAGGAAAAGAAAAAACATTGTTGGATACTTAGTTAAAAGAGGTAAATATTTTTTTGTTGAACCAGAGGATCCAAGGTTTCCTTTTGAAATTTTTATTCCTAAAAAACGTCTTCATGAAGCTAAAAAAAATCACTTAGTGGTTACAAAAATTATTCAAAATACTTCAGAGTTCGGACTTCCTGTTGGAGAAATAATTAGAGATCTCGGGGATCCTGAAAAATTAGAAACCCATGCTTGGGCTGTAATTTATGCTCATGACCTTCCCCATCAATGGAGTTCAAAAGTTCAAAAAGAACTCATAAGAATACCAGATGAAGTTACTCCTGAGAATAAAAAAGGAAGGGTAGACCTTACAGAAATTCCTTTAGTTACCATTGATGGAGAAAATGCCAGAGATTTTGATGATGCAGTATGTGTAAAAAGAACTAAAAATGGTTATAAACTATGGGTAGCTATAGCTGATGTAGCTCATTATGTTTTAAAAAATACTTTTTTAGATAGAGAAGCCTATTCAAGAGGAACAAGTGTTTATTTTCCCAATATGGTTGTCCCTATGTTTCCAGAAAAGCTTTCTAATCACCTTTGTAGTTTAAATCCCAAGGTTGAACGTCTTGCTATGGTAGTAGAAATAGATTTCACCAAGGATGGAGAGATTATTAAACAAAACTTTTATGAAGCTGTTATAAAATCCCATGCCCGTTTAACTTATACAGAAGTAAAAGAAATGATAGTTGATAAAAATAAGAAAGTTATTCAAAAATATGAAACCTTATATCCCATGTTAGAAGTTGCAGCTGAACTTGCCCTTATTTTAAGAGAAAAAAGACTTAAAAGAGGAAGTCTTGATTTTGATCTTCCAGAACCAGAGGTAATTATAAATATGAAAGGAGAAATAGAAAATATCGTAAAAAGAGAAAGAAATTTAGCCCATATGCTTATAGAAGATTTTATGATAGCTGCTAATGAAGCTGTGGCGGAATATTTAACTAAAAGAGGATATCCTTTTCTTTATAGAATTCATGAAAAGCCGGATCCAAATAAATTTAAACAACTTTCAGAGATATTTTTAGCCTATGGAATAGATATTAATCATCCAGAAGAGCTAACTCCTCATTTTTTCCAGGAACTTATTACCAAATTTAGCGGAAAACCTTACGCTTATTTGTTTAATTTCCTTCTTTTAAGATCCCTTAAACAGGCAAGGTATTCTCCGGAAAATGTAGGACACTTTGGTCTTGCTTCTACTTGTTATTGTCATTTTACTTCCCCTATAAGAAGATATCCCGATCTTGTAGTTCATAGAACCCTTAAAAGGGCTCTAAGGAATAAAAAGCCTCCTTATAAAGAGGAAGAATTGGAAGTAATGGGTAAATTTTTATCTGAAAGAGAAAGAATAGCTGAAGAAGCTGAAAGAGATATATTAAAAAGATTTCAAGCCTTCTTTATGAAAGACAAAATAGGGGAAGTCTTTCACGGAATTATTACAGGAATTACCGCTTTTGGCTTTTTTGTAGATTTAGAAGAATATTTAGTAAGCGGAGTAGTAAGATTAATTGATATAAAAGATGATTATTATGTTCTTGATGAAAAGGGAATAACTCTTGTAGGAAAAAATACAGGCAAAACCTTTCAATTAGGACAAAAAGTCAAGGTTAAAGTTAAAGAGGTTGATTTAAAAAGATTTTACATCAATTTTGAACTAATAAATTAA
- the hisC gene encoding histidinol-phosphate transaminase, whose amino-acid sequence MSVKPHLKSLKPYPPGKTIEEFKKELSISGKIYKMNSNENPLGPSPKVLNVLRDSLSQINYYPEASYKELKSALAKKWDVLPEQIILGNGSNEIIDFLFKALIDSHEEIIISKPSFLMYEKFAQIYGVKIKTIPLTKKLTHNFNKILKSITKKTKIIFLDHPHNPSGSVLNRESWEEFLEKIPPHVLIVIDEAYGDFIEDPSIPLGIEFLKKGYKVLILRTFSKAFGLAGLRLGYGITFLELSKVLDLVRQPFNINILAYKAGLAVLEDKEYIEKSINLVKEGRKYLTDELKNLGFKVYPSQANFIMVDFGEKVEFLYEQLLKRGFLLRPLKAYGFPKALRISIGLPEENEAFIKNLKDILNVLS is encoded by the coding sequence ATGTCTGTTAAACCTCATTTAAAATCTCTTAAACCTTACCCTCCTGGCAAAACTATAGAGGAATTCAAAAAAGAATTATCAATTTCAGGAAAAATATATAAAATGAACTCTAATGAAAATCCATTGGGTCCTTCCCCTAAAGTATTAAATGTACTTAGAGATTCCCTTTCTCAGATTAATTACTATCCCGAAGCGAGCTATAAAGAACTTAAATCAGCTTTAGCTAAAAAATGGGATGTTTTGCCTGAACAAATTATATTAGGAAACGGATCAAATGAAATAATTGATTTTCTTTTTAAAGCCCTTATAGATTCTCATGAAGAAATTATTATAAGTAAACCAAGCTTCTTAATGTATGAAAAATTTGCCCAAATATACGGAGTTAAGATAAAAACTATACCCTTAACTAAAAAATTAACACATAATTTCAATAAAATTTTAAAAAGTATTACAAAAAAAACAAAAATTATATTTTTAGATCATCCTCATAATCCCTCTGGAAGTGTTTTAAATAGAGAATCTTGGGAAGAATTTTTAGAAAAAATTCCTCCTCATGTATTAATAGTAATAGATGAAGCTTATGGAGATTTTATAGAAGACCCTTCTATCCCTTTAGGAATAGAATTTTTAAAGAAGGGCTATAAAGTTTTAATTCTTAGAACTTTCTCTAAAGCTTTTGGTCTTGCTGGATTAAGACTGGGATATGGGATAACCTTTTTAGAACTTTCTAAAGTACTTGATTTAGTGAGACAACCTTTTAACATAAATATTTTAGCTTATAAAGCTGGTTTAGCAGTTCTTGAAGATAAAGAATATATAGAAAAAAGCATTAATTTAGTAAAAGAAGGAAGAAAATATTTAACAGATGAATTAAAAAATCTTGGATTTAAAGTTTATCCCTCTCAGGCTAATTTTATTATGGTTGATTTTGGAGAAAAAGTAGAATTTTTATATGAGCAACTTCTAAAGAGAGGCTTTTTATTAAGACCTTTAAAGGCTTATGGATTTCCTAAAGCTTTAAGGATTTCTATAGGCTTACCAGAGGAAAATGAAGCTTTTATAAAAAATCTTAAAGATATCCTAAATGTTTTATCTTGA
- a CDS encoding SufB/SufD family protein, translated as MEEKTVDLKEFKSAKEAPKPKDLAELDKEEKERLKLLGLDEELKREGEYVQIDAVPLLCRKKVEGLEILPITEALKKYEWIKDYYWKAVSPEKDQFTKAVAEDLDDGYFIRVFPNYKLVYPVQTCLYIRTENIAQKVHNIVIVEEGAELNLITSCSVHPHIGSALHIGISEFYIKKGGKLTFTMIHMWGEKTSVRPRTGIIVEEGGTFVSTYVSLFPVKNIQTAPVCRLIGKDAKASFISIIANHPDSYIDIGGEVHLEAKNSRTEIISRNVVYGGENIARGKIIAKAPKVKGHLECQGLMLSDKGIMRAIPELDSFFYDVELTHEAAVGKIAQEEVEYLMARGLSEEEAISLIVKGFLTIKIEGIPPALQSQIDKTLELAKLGF; from the coding sequence ATGGAAGAAAAGACAGTAGATTTAAAAGAATTTAAGTCAGCTAAAGAAGCACCCAAGCCAAAAGATCTTGCTGAACTTGATAAAGAAGAGAAAGAGCGTCTTAAACTTCTTGGTTTAGATGAGGAATTAAAAAGGGAAGGAGAATATGTTCAAATAGATGCAGTACCACTTCTTTGTCGGAAAAAAGTAGAAGGATTGGAGATTTTACCTATCACCGAAGCTTTAAAAAAATATGAATGGATTAAAGATTATTATTGGAAGGCTGTTTCTCCTGAAAAAGATCAGTTTACAAAAGCTGTAGCAGAAGATTTAGATGATGGCTATTTTATAAGAGTTTTCCCTAATTATAAATTGGTATATCCTGTTCAAACCTGTCTCTATATAAGAACTGAAAACATAGCTCAAAAAGTTCATAATATCGTAATTGTAGAAGAGGGAGCAGAACTTAATTTAATCACTTCTTGTTCGGTTCATCCTCATATAGGATCAGCGCTTCACATAGGTATATCTGAGTTTTATATTAAAAAGGGAGGCAAATTAACTTTTACTATGATTCATATGTGGGGAGAAAAAACAAGTGTAAGACCAAGAACAGGTATTATAGTAGAAGAGGGAGGAACTTTTGTTTCTACTTACGTTAGTCTTTTTCCAGTAAAAAATATTCAAACAGCTCCTGTTTGTCGTTTAATAGGAAAGGATGCAAAGGCTTCTTTTATTTCCATAATTGCAAATCATCCTGATTCTTATATAGATATAGGTGGAGAAGTCCATTTAGAAGCAAAAAATTCAAGAACAGAGATAATTTCTCGTAATGTAGTCTATGGAGGTGAAAATATTGCTCGAGGTAAAATTATAGCTAAAGCTCCAAAAGTAAAAGGACACCTTGAATGTCAAGGACTTATGTTATCTGATAAGGGAATTATGAGGGCTATACCTGAATTAGATAGCTTCTTTTATGATGTAGAATTAACTCATGAAGCTGCAGTAGGTAAAATAGCTCAAGAGGAAGTAGAATATCTTATGGCAAGAGGGTTAAGTGAAGAGGAAGCAATTTCTCTTATTGTAAAAGGATTTTTAACTATTAAAATAGAAGGAATACCACCTGCTTTACAATCTCAGATTGATAAAACTTTAGAACTTGCAAAATTAGGATTTTAA
- a CDS encoding ABC transporter ATP-binding protein, with protein sequence MEKLLEIKDLWVEVEGKEVLKGINLTLPVGQTHVIFGRNGSGKTSLLMTIMGFRTYKIKHGKIYFKGEDITNLPPYERAKRGIGIMFQRPPTLKGVKLRDILKLCAKENSVKIEELARTFQFENFLDREVNKGFSGGELKKSELLQLLIQDPDLVLLDEPESGVDVENIQLIGNMIKRLLQKDIPHKPRNKSGLIITHTGFILQYVAADLGYVIMDGEIYCQGNPVEIFEGIQKYGYEECKKCLKRIKLF encoded by the coding sequence ATGGAAAAACTTTTAGAAATTAAAGACCTTTGGGTAGAAGTAGAAGGGAAAGAGGTTCTTAAAGGGATAAATTTGACACTTCCTGTAGGACAAACTCATGTAATATTCGGAAGAAACGGTTCAGGTAAAACTTCTCTTCTTATGACTATTATGGGTTTTCGTACCTATAAAATCAAACATGGAAAAATTTATTTTAAAGGTGAAGATATAACAAATCTTCCTCCTTATGAAAGAGCAAAAAGAGGTATTGGGATAATGTTTCAAAGACCCCCTACTTTAAAAGGAGTAAAACTAAGGGATATTTTAAAACTTTGTGCTAAAGAAAATAGTGTAAAGATTGAGGAATTAGCACGAACTTTTCAATTTGAAAACTTTCTTGATAGAGAGGTAAACAAAGGTTTTTCTGGAGGAGAGCTTAAAAAAAGCGAACTTCTTCAACTTTTAATACAAGATCCTGACTTAGTCTTGCTTGATGAACCAGAATCAGGTGTTGATGTAGAGAATATCCAATTAATCGGAAATATGATTAAAAGACTTTTACAAAAGGATATTCCTCATAAACCAAGAAATAAAAGTGGTTTAATAATTACTCATACAGGATTTATTCTTCAATATGTAGCTGCTGATCTTGGATATGTAATTATGGATGGAGAAATTTATTGCCAAGGGAATCCTGTAGAAATATTTGAAGGTATCCAAAAATATGGATATGAAGAATGTAAAAAATGTTTGAAAAGAATTAAACTGTTTTAA
- a CDS encoding DNA methyltransferase, protein MIPWAKIIIGDSRKMVEIKDESIDLIVTSPPYWHIKDYGKVGQIGYGQTLHEYLKDLYRVWEECFRVLKSGRRLCINIGDQFARSVIYGRYKIIPLHAEVISQCERIGFDYMGAIIWQKKTTMNTTGGAVVMGSYPYPPNGMIEIDYEFILVFKKPGTVGKVPKEIKENSKLTKEEWKEYFAGHWGFGGEKQINHEAMFPEELPKRLIKMYSFIGDTVLDPFVGSGTTVKVALELKRNAVGYEINENFLEIIKEKMGIKNSLLRVYDVEIIKRNEKIKLNNVNYKPSIQDAKPQLDPKKLNFRKNALYKVVDIVDENTIKLNTGLLVKFLGVNIVDKDRAIKYLKEYLLKKEVMLRLESNSVLNKNTIFAYVYLKNKIFINAYLIKSGIAQADREKEYKLKRKFLELEKETKCG, encoded by the coding sequence ATGATACCTTGGGCTAAAATAATTATTGGTGATAGCAGAAAAATGGTTGAAATTAAAGATGAAAGTATAGATCTTATTGTTACTTCACCTCCTTATTGGCATATAAAAGATTATGGAAAGGTTGGTCAGATTGGATATGGTCAAACACTTCATGAATACTTGAAAGATTTATATAGGGTTTGGGAAGAATGTTTTAGGGTTTTAAAGTCAGGAAGAAGATTATGTATTAATATAGGGGACCAATTTGCTAGGTCAGTTATATATGGAAGATATAAAATCATTCCTTTGCATGCTGAGGTTATATCTCAGTGTGAAAGAATTGGTTTTGATTACATGGGAGCAATCATTTGGCAGAAAAAAACTACAATGAATACAACAGGTGGAGCGGTTGTAATGGGTTCCTATCCTTATCCACCAAATGGCATGATTGAGATAGATTATGAATTTATTTTAGTTTTTAAAAAACCTGGGACAGTAGGGAAAGTTCCAAAAGAGATAAAGGAAAATTCAAAGCTTACCAAAGAAGAGTGGAAAGAATATTTTGCTGGGCATTGGGGGTTTGGAGGTGAGAAACAAATAAATCATGAAGCAATGTTTCCAGAGGAATTACCGAAAAGGTTAATAAAAATGTATTCTTTTATAGGAGATACCGTGCTTGACCCATTCGTAGGAAGTGGAACAACTGTAAAAGTTGCCCTTGAATTAAAAAGAAATGCTGTAGGATATGAGATAAACGAAAATTTTCTTGAAATAATTAAAGAAAAGATGGGTATAAAAAATTCACTATTAAGAGTTTATGATGTAGAAATAATTAAAAGAAATGAAAAAATAAAACTAAACAATGTAAATTACAAACCAAGTATCCAAGATGCAAAACCACAATTAGATCCCAAAAAGTTAAATTTTAGAAAAAATGCTTTGTATAAAGTTGTTGATATAGTAGATGAAAATACAATAAAACTTAATACAGGTCTTTTAGTAAAGTTTTTAGGAGTAAATATTGTTGATAAAGACAGGGCAATTAAATATTTAAAAGAATATCTCTTGAAAAAAGAAGTCATGCTAAGGTTAGAAAGCAATTCAGTATTAAATAAAAATACGATTTTTGCTTATGTGTATTTAAAAAATAAAATTTTTATTAATGCTTATCTTATAAAGTCAGGAATAGCTCAAGCAGATAGAGAGAAAGAATATAAATTAAAAAGAAAGTTTTTAGAATTGGAAAAGGAGACAAAATGTGGCTAA
- a CDS encoding MjaI family restriction endonuclease yields the protein MAKEWILNMATNRWGLNKKDSVGPVSEWIRECDPKDLKEWENCYFEKLKEFLSLKNIFLEPYEYLEYLGKKLYTKITEVIRAEIDEVSEEDCVKYIYNLVINRTFEGYQTEIDTVYKKLRKELNIEIKPAPDEWDRLYNVDFYIEVNGKYIGLQIKPITYNQTPEIHKWKDWLSRTHKSFEEKIGGKVFIIFSIKKGDKKEIYNKEVIEEIKDLIKKLKLVNNYK from the coding sequence GTGGCTAAAGAATGGATACTTAACATGGCAACTAACAGATGGGGACTTAATAAAAAGGATAGCGTCGGTCCTGTTTCGGAATGGATAAGGGAGTGTGACCCTAAGGATCTTAAAGAATGGGAAAATTGTTATTTTGAAAAATTAAAAGAATTTCTTTCTTTGAAAAATATTTTTCTTGAACCTTATGAATATCTTGAATATCTTGGGAAAAAGCTTTACACCAAAATCACAGAAGTAATAAGAGCTGAAATAGATGAAGTGTCAGAAGAAGATTGTGTGAAATATATTTACAATCTTGTCATAAATAGAACTTTTGAGGGTTATCAAACAGAAATAGATACTGTTTATAAAAAACTACGAAAGGAATTAAATATAGAAATAAAACCAGCACCCGACGAATGGGATAGACTTTATAATGTAGATTTTTATATAGAGGTAAATGGAAAATATATAGGTCTGCAGATAAAACCCATTACTTATAATCAAACTCCAGAAATTCACAAGTGGAAAGATTGGCTTAGCAGAACGCACAAGAGTTTTGAAGAAAAAATTGGTGGTAAGGTGTTTATTATTTTTTCCATTAAGAAAGGGGATAAAAAGGAAATATATAATAAAGAAGTAATTGAGGAAATTAAAGATTTAATCAAAAAATTAAAATTAGTGAACAATTATAAATAA